TCAACACTCAGACCATCTTTTTGGAATTCATGCTCATGAATATCTATTAAGGCGTATCCTAAGTGTTTCATCACTTTCATTATCTTGTCCCACTCATAAATTCTGAGATGATCAGGTGCTTCCCAACCTCTAGGATCACCAGGCACATGAATGTCAATGTCAGACGGCCTCCATTCTTCATTTGAACGGTATTCAAAACCCAAGGACCCCATGAGCGTCGGAGTGATTCCGATTTGGTTTAAATGAGAACAAATTGTTCGAAATTCATCAAATAGAGAATTCATTCCTCCTCCAATCGTTGATACAGAACTTGATTTCATTGTAAAAAATAAACTATTTTTTATCTTCTACTCTTTCGGTTTTGAAAATACTTCTACTCGTTGAGCTAGAACTTTGATTTCTACAGGTAGGTTATCCGATTTATCGCCGTCAACATCTGACTCCAATTCACTATCTGAAGAGATCTTAATATTACGCGCTCTGATGTACTCAATATTATCATTGCCGACAACATCTCCTTTTAGTAAATCAGGAATAACGGATAATTTAGAGAATATTGAAGCATCTTTCAGAATCAAAATGTTGGCATAGCCATCTTTGTTTTCTTCAAAGATTTTTTTGTCAGCGAAGTAATTTGTCAAGAGAACCAAAACATGGCTAGCTTCACCAACATAATTTTCATTCTCTGTCTCAACCTTAATGTTAAAGACCTGATCCGTCATAACGGACTTCATGGTATTTACAGCATAGGCAAGAATACCAAATTTTGTCTTATCTTCAATTTCAACATTGTGAATCGCTTCTGGCAGAGAACCGATACTAAAGATATAACCAAAATAATTGTCATTCGCTTTTCCGATATCAATCTTATTGGTTAAGTTAAAATCGAGTTCATCAATTGCGCCATCGATGTCTTGATTGATTTCCAACAGTTTCGTAATGAGGTTACCTGTACCGCCTGGGATAATCCCTAACTTAGGAATGTAGTCTCTCTCAGCAATACCCGAAATAACTTCATTGACAGTCCCGTCTCCACCGAAAACAACCACTGCATCGTACTGCTCACGAGAGGCTTCCTCAGCAAAGTGTGTTGCATCCAGCGCTTTTTCAGTAATTTTGGTTTCCACGTGCTCAAAATAATCTTTGGCCTTATTCTCCAGCTTGACCTTATAATCCAAAGCCTTTTCCCCACCAGAGGTAGGGTTTATAATTAACATTGCTTTTTTCATTGATAATACTCCTTAATTTTTAAATAGAAATGTTTACATTTCGTCGTATGCAAGTAAATGTAATCCTATTATACAATGAAAATACAGAAAAGAGAAATATGACGTACTGGAGATTAATTTGCTTTTATTCTATTGTCCCATCGTCTAACTACATCCTTTAAGGGTTCATCCAAGTAAGAATAGGCCTTATCCTTTATCCAGTCAGGAATACCATAAGCTGCCTCTGCTATGCTGCCAGTGATTGCTGCGAGTGTATCACTGTCGCCACCAAGTGAGATGGCATTTCTTATCGCATCTTCGAAGTCTGTACTTTCAAGAAAGGCAATAATGGCTTGAGGGACAGTTTCCTGACATGTTTCGTTGAAACGATAGTTAGGACGGATTTCATCTAAAGTTTGAGATAGATTGTAGCTGTATTCCTTCTCTATATAATCCTTAATCCGTCTTTTACACTCCGTAGGATTGTCGTTGATTGGTTGCTCGTATTCTCTACAATGACCACCAAAGTAAAAACGACACAGAAAGATAGCATCAGCTGTAGCCATTGCACCTTTAATACCTTCTGGATGATTATGAGTTACCTCTGCAGAAAGACTCGCAAGTCCTCTAGATGATGGCCACATACCAGTTCTCGCATAAAAACCACAGTCCATGTCCCAAGCACATGGAGAAACACGCATAGCTGATCCATTCCCAAAGCTACTATAAGGCTCACGGTTATCGCTATTTAGCCATGCATTAAACCGAGCACCATAATCAGCATCCGGATACATTCTGCCATATTTCTTCATAGCGTCAATAAAGTCATCCTTTTGCCCACCATTCATGATTGCTTCAGCGACAGCACAGGTCATAACCGTATCATCCGTGAAAAAACAATCCTCACGAAATAAAGGAAAATCCTTCGTTTTGATGTTGTTCCATTCGTAAACTGAACCTACAATGTCTCCAACAATTGCTCCTAGCATGGTATTCCTCCTTACAAACTATTGGTTGAGACTGACATTTCTACTTTTCATACTCGTCTATTCTATCAGCATATTCAGTCAAAAGTTTCTTTGAATAAATTTTTTCATTACTTGAATTTCTAACTTCTTTCCAAAGAATGGAAGCTACTTTTAGTTTA
The Streptococcus toyakuensis genome window above contains:
- a CDS encoding phosphoribosylanthranilate isomerase — translated: MNSLFDEFRTICSHLNQIGITPTLMGSLGFEYRSNEEWRPSDIDIHVPGDPRGWEAPDHLRIYEWDKIMKVMKHLGYALIDIHEHEFQKDGLSVEFGSIDSLPDFAGVSESDIELIHLENITFHVPSLEQFLSIYKASSQDSYRNDHNNNKDFKKIEWLERHL
- a CDS encoding diacylglycerol/lipid kinase family protein — encoded protein: MKKAMLIINPTSGGEKALDYKVKLENKAKDYFEHVETKITEKALDATHFAEEASREQYDAVVVFGGDGTVNEVISGIAERDYIPKLGIIPGGTGNLITKLLEINQDIDGAIDELDFNLTNKIDIGKANDNYFGYIFSIGSLPEAIHNVEIEDKTKFGILAYAVNTMKSVMTDQVFNIKVETENENYVGEASHVLVLLTNYFADKKIFEENKDGYANILILKDASIFSKLSVIPDLLKGDVVGNDNIEYIRARNIKISSDSELESDVDGDKSDNLPVEIKVLAQRVEVFSKPKE
- a CDS encoding ADP-ribosylglycohydrolase family protein yields the protein MLGAIVGDIVGSVYEWNNIKTKDFPLFREDCFFTDDTVMTCAVAEAIMNGGQKDDFIDAMKKYGRMYPDADYGARFNAWLNSDNREPYSSFGNGSAMRVSPCAWDMDCGFYARTGMWPSSRGLASLSAEVTHNHPEGIKGAMATADAIFLCRFYFGGHCREYEQPINDNPTECKRRIKDYIEKEYSYNLSQTLDEIRPNYRFNETCQETVPQAIIAFLESTDFEDAIRNAISLGGDSDTLAAITGSIAEAAYGIPDWIKDKAYSYLDEPLKDVVRRWDNRIKAN